Proteins encoded in a region of the Capra hircus breed San Clemente chromosome 3, ASM170441v1, whole genome shotgun sequence genome:
- the PRMT6 gene encoding protein arginine N-methyltransferase 6, which translates to MSQPKRRKLESGGGGEGGEGTEEEDGGELEVAVPRPRRTRRERDQLYYQCYSDVSVHEEMIADRVRTDAYRLGILRNWAALRGKTVLDVGAGTGILSIFCAQAGARRVYAVEASDIWQQAREVVRLNGLEDRVHVLPGPVETVELPEQVDAIVSEWMGCGLLHESMLSSVLHARTKWLKEGGLLLPASAELFVAPISDQMLELRLSFWSQMKQLYGVDMSCLESFATRCLMGHSEIVVQGLSGEDVLARPQCFARLELARAGLEQELEAGVGGRFRFSCYGSAPLHGFAIWFQVTFPGGDSEKPVVLSTSPFHPVTHWKQALLYLNEPVQVEQDTDVSGEITLLPSQDHHRHLRVLLRYKVGDQEEKTKDFAMED; encoded by the coding sequence ATGTCGCAGCCCAAGAGAAGAAAGCTTGAGTCGGGGGGCGGCGGCGAAGGAGGGGAGGGAACTGAAGAGGAAGATGGCGGAGAGTTGGAGGTGGCTGTGCCGCGACCCCGGAGGACTAGGCGGGAGCGGGACCAGCTGTACTACCAGTGCTACTCGGACGTATCGGTCCACGAGGAGATGATTGCCGACCGCGTCCGCACCGATGCCTACCGCCTGGGCATCCTGCGGAACTGGGCAGCGCTGAGAGGCAAGACCGTGCTGGACGTGGGCGCGGGCACCGGCATCCTCAGCATCTTCTGTGCCCAGGCAGGGGCCCGGCGCGTGTACGCGGTGGAGGCCAGCGACATCTGGCAACAGGCCCGGGAAGTGGTGCGGCTCAACGGGCTGGAGGACCGGGTGCACGTCCTGCCGGGACCGGTGGAGACGGTGGAGTTGCCGGAGCAGGTGGATGCCATCGTGAGCGAGTGGATGGGCTGCGGACTTCTGCACGAGTCCATGCTGAGCTCTGTGCTCCATGCGCGGACCAAGTGGCTGAAGGAGGGCGGTCTTCTCCTGCCGGCTTCCGCCGAGCTCTTCGTGGCGCCCATCAGCGACCAGATGCTGGAGTTGCGCCTAAGCTTCTGGAGCCAGATGAAGCAACTCTACGGCGTGGACATGAGCTGCCTGGAGAGCTTCGCCACGCGCTGCCTCATGGGCCACTCAGAAATCGTGGTGCAAGGCCTCTCCGGCGAGGATGTGCTGGCCCGGCCGCAGTGCTTTGCTCGGCTGGAGCTGGCCCGCGCCGGCCTGGAGCAGGAGCTGGAGGCCGGGGTGGGCGGTCGCTTCCGCTTCAGCTGCTATGGCTCGGCTCCCTTGCACGGCTTTGCCATCTGGTTCCAGGTGACCTTCCCCGGAGGGGACTCGGAGAAACCCGTGGTGCTCTCCACCTCGCCTTTTCACCCCGTCACGCACTGGAAGCAGGCGCTCCTCTACCTGAACGAGCCGGTGCAAGTGGAGCAAGACACGGATGTTTCCGGAGAGATCACGCTGCTGCCCTCCCAGGACCACCACCGTCACCTGCGCGTGCTGCTGCGCTACAAAGTGGGCGACCAGGAGGAAAAGACCAAAGACTTTGCCATGGAGGACTGA